GTAGCCAATGTTGCTGGTGATGTTGGtagagctagtctagctagctagtgtaGTGGAGTCAGCGGTTGAAGTTTACGACTAGCTAGTATCTTGCATAGCTAATCCTTGATTCGTTAGCTACCACTGCAAACTGTTGTGATGTCAGTTGACAATTGATTGATTATATCAATCGTTATGATGCTTTGATATGGCCTGTTATCAATTGATTTTAACTTTGCGGGAGGACTATAACTAGCTAACATCTGCAATGCTATGTATCTTCCATCCGCTGCTAGGGAGACTGAGGGTGTACCAAGCACTGCCATTCGTGAGATCTCGCTCCTGAAAGAACTTAGTCACCCAAACATAGTAAAGTACGTATTTGGAGACCTGGTAAAGTATTCCACGTAACAATATGTCTGACTATTTCTTTGTTCTGTTTCTTAACATTTTATGATAAATATTTCAGACTACGTGACGTCATCCATACTGAGAATAAGCTCTACTTGGTGTTTGAGTTTCTTCATCAGGACCTCAAAAAGTTCATGGACTCTTCCTCTGTAACTGGTATTGCTCTACCTCTTGTTAAGGTATGCAACAACATCCCTAATTCATATCCCAGAGTAGTCTCTTGTGTTGGTCAAAATACAGCAAATAAATTAATAACATACCCATAAACACATGTTATCCCTATCAAGATTTTTATACTtaattgggagtcagatggctgagcggtgagggagtcaggctagtaatctgaaggttgccagttcgattcccagccgtgcaaaatgacgttgtgtccttgggcaaggcacttcaccctacttgcctcgggggaatgtccctgtacttactgtaagtcgctctggataagagcgtctgctaaatgactaaatgtaaatgtaatgtaatgtaatggggTTTCTGTGCAGAGTTATCTGTTCCAGTTGCTGCAGGGATTGGCCTTCTGCCACTCTCACAGGGTCCTTCACAGGGACCTGAAGCCCCAGAACCTTCTCATCAACGCCCAAGGCGAGATCAAGCTGGCTGACTTCGGTCTGGCGAGGGCTTTTGGAGTTCCTGTCCGTACTTACACCCATGAGGTGAGAATGGAAATTGTATTGGATTTTGCTTGAACATAAGAAATCTGAATGGTGTTACTTAGAAAACAAATAACTGTCAATTTTTCAGGTGGTGACTCTATGGTACAGAGCTCCAGAAATTCTCCTGGGTTGCAAGTACTATTCCACTGCTGTAGACATCTGGAGTTTGGGATGCATCTTTGCTGAAATGGTAGATCTGTATTTTTCAATTCTATGTAGGACCTGTTAGTTGTTGCAACTATTGATGCTGATCACTCCCTTTTCCTTAAGATTACCAGAAGGGCGTTGTTTCCAGGCGACTCAGAGATTGATCAATTGTTCCGGATCTTCCGCACCCTGGGCACACCAGATGAAGCTGTATGGCCAGGAGTCACCTC
The window above is part of the Osmerus mordax isolate fOsmMor3 chromosome 1, fOsmMor3.pri, whole genome shotgun sequence genome. Proteins encoded here:
- the cdk2 gene encoding cyclin-dependent kinase 2; translated protein: MESFQKVEKIGEGTYGVVYKAKNKLTGETVALKKIRLDTETEGVPSTAIREISLLKELSHPNIVKLRDVIHTENKLYLVFEFLHQDLKKFMDSSSVTGIALPLVKSYLFQLLQGLAFCHSHRVLHRDLKPQNLLINAQGEIKLADFGLARAFGVPVRTYTHEVVTLWYRAPEILLGCKYYSTAVDIWSLGCIFAEMITRRALFPGDSEIDQLFRIFRTLGTPDEAVWPGVTSMPDYKPSFPKWARQELSKVVPPLDEDGRELLGQMLNYDPNKRVSAKNALVHRFFRDVTMPLPHLRL